The Flavobacterium galactosidilyticum nucleotide sequence TATTAGAAAGAGCCATTAATGAAGCAAAAGCTGCTGGATTTTTGGGTAAAAATATATTAGGTTCAGGTTACGATTTAGAACTTTATGTTCATTGTGGTGCTGGAGCTTATATATGCGGTGAAGAAACTGCATTAATTGAATCATTAGAGGGGAAAAGAGGAAATCCTCGTATCAAGCCACCATTCCCAGCTATTTCTGGACTTTGGGCTAATCCTACTGTGGTAAATAACGTTGAAACTATTGCAACGGTGCCTTGGATTATAAACAATTCAGGTGCTGATTATGCAAAAATTGGTATTGGACGTTCTACGGGAACTAAATTAATTTCAGCTTCTGGGCATGTTAAAAATCCGGGTGTTTACGAAATTGAATTAGGATTAAGTGTTTACGAGTTCATGAATTCTGATGAGTATTTAGGTGGAATGAGTTCTGATAGACCTTTGAAAGCTTTTGTTCCAGGAGGAAGTTCTGTTCCTGTTTTACCAGCGCATTTAATTTATAAAACAGCAAGCGGCGATGATCGTTTGATGACGTATGAATCGTTAAGTGATGGTGGTTTTGCAACAGGTTCTATGCTAGGTTCAGGTGGATTTATCGTTTACAATGATACATCTTGTATTGTGCGTAACACTTGGAATTTCTCAAGGTTTTACCATCATGAAAGTTGTGGTCAATGTTCTCCTTGCCGTGAAGGTACTGGCTGGATGGAAAAAGTATTGTATAGAATTGAAAATGGTCAAGGCCGTGAAGAAGACATCGATTTGCTTTGGAGTATACAAAGTAAAATTGAAGGGAATACAATTTGTCCGCTTGGTGACGCAGCAGCATGGCCGGTAGCGGCAGCAATTCGTCATTTTAGAGATGAGTTTGAATACCATGTGCGTTTTCCAGAAAAAATAAAAAATAGAAATCACTTTGTTGAAGAGCCTTTTGAAAAGGTGAAGCATTTAGTTGGTATTCAGGCAGTTTAAATTAGTTTCAAGTTTTATGATTTTATGGTTTCTACACGATTAGCTGAAACTTTAAAGCGTAAGCTAAAAAAACAAAAAAGATAAATGAAAGTAACAATAGACGGACAGTCGATAGAAGTAGAACCAGGAACAACAATCCTGCAAGCGGCACGTATGATAGGTGGAGAAGTAGTTCCGCCAGCAATGTGTTATTATTCTAAACTAAAAGGGAGCGGTGGTAAATGCCGTTGTTGTTTAGTAGAAGTTGCTAAAGGAAGTGAAGCTGATCCAAGACCAATGCCAAAATTAATGGCATCTTGTGTAACAGGTTGTATGGACGGAATGGAAGTGAATAGCAAATCTTCTGAAAGAGTTCAAGAAGCTAGAAAATCAGTAACTGAATTTTTATTAATCAATCACCCACTTGATTGTCCTGTATGTGACCAAGCTGGTGAATGTGATTTGCAAAACTTAAGTTTTGAACACGGAAAATCACAAAGTCGTTTCATAGAAGAAAAAAGAACATTTGAACCAGAAAACATAGGGGAGAACATTCAACTGCACATGAATCGTTGTATTCTTTGCTACCGTTGTGTGATGGTTGCAGATCAATTGACTGATGATCGTGTGCATGGAGTTATGGATAGAGGGGACCATTCAAATATATCAACTTGCATTTCCAAAGCCATTGACAATGAATTTTCAGGAAATATGATTGATGTGTGTCCAGTAGGAGCGTTGACTGATAAAACGTTTAGATTCAAATCTAGAGTTTGGTTCAACAAGCCTTACAATGCACACAGAGATTGCGATAAATGTTGTGGAAAAACTACAGTTTGGATGTTTGGTGATGAAATCCAACGTGTAACTGGTAGAAAAGATGAGTTTCATGAAGTAGAAGAATTTATTTGTAATGGATGTCGTTTTGATCACAAAGAAGTATCAGATTGGACTATTGAAGGACCAAGAGAATTTGAAAAAGATTCTGTTATCAATCAAAACAACTATACTAGAAAGTTAGAAACTGTTGAAATTGCTACTGAAGATCAAATCCTAAAAGGTAGAGAACAAGACCGTAAAAAAATAAGCATGCCAGCTATCCCTTTGGATAAAAAAGAAGAGGAAGATTTTAAACATGGTAACATTTAAAAAATGGATAGTACTATAATTATAGAGAAAAGCGTTATTATTTTAGTTGTATTTGCAGTTACAATGTTAATGGCGATGTACTCTACACTAGCGGAACGTAAAGTAGCCGCTTGGCTTCAAGATCGTATTGGTCCGAATAGAGCTGGAAAAGGCGGGGTTTTGCAGCCTTTAGCAGATGGTTTGAAATTATTTGCTAAAGAGGAATTTGAACCAAATACTCCTAACCGTTTTTTGTTTTATACAGGACCTGCTCTTGCAATGACAACGGCTTTAATGACAAGTGCTGTTATCCCTTGGGGAGATAGATTTCATCTTTTTGGAAGAGATATTATTCTTCAAGCTACGGATATTGATGTGGCGTTGCTATATCTTATTGGTGTAATGTCAATAGGAGTTTACGGAATCATGATTGGTGGATGGGCTTCTAATAATAAGTTTTCATTGATTGGTGCAGTTCGTGCAGCTTCTCAAATGATTTCGTATGAGGTAGCAATGGGGCTTTCATTAATCGCTTTATTAATGATGACTGGTACTTTAAGTTTGAGAGAGATTTCAGCGCAACAATCTGGAATGAACTGGAATGTTTTTTACCAACCATTATCATTCTTTATTTTCTTAATCTGTGCTTTTGCAGAAACAAACAGAACTCCTTTCGATTTAGCGGAATGTGAAACAGAGTTAGTTGGAGGATATCATACAGAATATTCTTCGATGAAAATGGGTTTCTATTTATTTGCTGAATATGCAAATATGTTTATCTCTTCTACCATTCTTGCTGTCCTATTTTTTGGTGGTTACAACTATCCAGGAATGAGTTGGGCCGTAGAAAATTGGGGTGTAAATATTGCCAATGTAATAGGAATAGGCGCTTTATTTGTTAAAATATGTGGTTTTATTTTCCTTTATATGTGGGTACGTTGGACTATTCCAAGATTTAGATACGATCAATTGATGCATTTAGGTTGGAGAATATTAATTCCACTAGCGATTGTAAATATCATTATAACTGGAATAGTGATTTTGAGAGCAGAAATAGCAGTTTATTTAGGATTTTAATTAGCACCGAAAAGCCATAGCCCTGATAATAGTGGAAATCCTTTATGTCTGCGATAGCGACATAAAGATTGAAACGGATAGCAGGAATAAGCTTCAAATAAAAATAGAAAATGTCAATAGAAAGTATATCCTTATCGGGAAGAAAAAAAGTAGTCTCTAATAAAGACATGACTTTTTGGGAAAGAATGTATCTCCTTGCGATTGTCAAAGGTATGATAATCACGATTAAGCATTTGTTTACCAGAAAAGTTACGATTTTGTATCCAGAGCAGGTCCGTGAAATGAGTCCGGTATATCGTGGTCAACACCAATTGAAACGTGATGAGCTAGGAAGAGAGAATTGTACGGCTTGTGGATTATGTGCTTTGTCATGTCCTGCAGAGGCAATTACAATGAAAGCTGCTGAGCGTCGTGCCGATGAAAAACATTTGTATAGAGAAGAAAAATATGCTTCTATCTACGAAATAAATATGTTACGTTGCATATTTTGTGGATTATGCGAAGAAGCTTGTCCAAAAGATGCTATTTATTTGACTACTTCTAAATTACTTGTCCCTTCAAGTTATGATAGAGAAGATTTTATTTTTGGAAAAGATAAATTGGTCATGCCGTTAGATATCGCAATGAAAAATGCTCAATTAAAAAACGCTAAATAATGATTCATATACCTGATTTTGCAAATGCAAGTGCTATTCAAATTATATTTTGTGTATTAGCATTTATAACATTATTAACTGCATTTTTAACTATTTACAGTAGAAATCCAATTCACAGTGCGATTTATTTAGTGATTTGTTTTTTCTCAATTGCGGGACATTATTTCTTGCTGAACGCTCAATTTCTTGCAATAGTTCATATCATCGTATATTCTGGAGCGATTATGATTTTGTTCTTATTTACCATTATGTTGATGAATTTGAATGAGAAAAAAGAAGTGCACAGACCTAGAATCACTAGACTAGGTGCTATTGTTTCTTTTGTTTTGATCAGTTTGGTTTTAATTGCCATTTTTATCAATTCAAAACCAATTGTAGGTGAATATACTGCAACAGGTGAGGATTATCAATCTATTAAAGTATTAGGGAAAGTGCTATTGAATGAGTACATGGTTCCTTTTGAATTTGCTTCTGTATTACTTTTAGTGGCAATGATTGGAAGTGTTTTATTGTCTAAAAAAGAAAAATTAGAAAAGTAATATGAATAATATTTTAAACCAAATTGGTATTGAGAATTATATATTCCTAAGCGTAATACTTTTTTGTATTGGTGTTTTTGGGGTGCTATACAGACGAAATGCCATTATCGTATTTATGTCAATTGAAATTATGTTGAATGCAGTAAGTCTTTTGTTTGTAGCATTTTCTACTTATCATCAGGATGCAGAGGGACAAATATTCGTTTTCTTCTCGATGGCTGTTGCTGCGGCAGAGGTTGCAGTAGGATTGGCGATTCTAGTTTCTATTTTTAGAAATGTTGGGTCGATTACAATAGATAATTTAAAAAACTTAAAAGGATAAACTATAATGAATACAAATTTATCTTTACTCTTATTATTAGCTCCTTTTTTAGGGTTTTTAATTAATATTTTTTTTGGTAAAAGTTTAGGGAAAACGTTGTCAGGAATAATCGGGACAATTGCTGTTGCAGTTTCTTTTTGCGTAACATTTTATTTCTTTGGCACAATAGCTGCAAAACCGGAAGGAATTTATATTTCACTTTTTGATTGGATTCAAATCAGTAATTTCAAAGTTGATTTTGGTTTTCTATTAGACCAATTATCTATTTTATGGTTACTATTTGTAACGGGAATAGGGTCTTTGATTCATCTTTACTCTATCAGTTACATGCATGACGATGAAAAGGTACATACCTTTTTTGCATACTTAAACCTGTTTGTGTTTTTCATGATTACACTTGTAATAGGAAGTAACTTGTTAGTAATGTTTATTGGTTGGGAAGGTGTAGGTCTTTGTTCTTACCTATTGATTGGGTTTTGGTATAAAAACCAAGAATTCAATGATGCGGCTAAGAAAGCCTTTATCATGAACAGAATAGGAGATTTAGGATTATTGATAGGGATTTTCATCCTAGGAATGATGTTTAATACCTTAGATTTCTCTACTTTAAAAACGGCAATTGCTGGAGCATCAGACCTTAATTTATATTGGCTATCTGCTGCTGCTTTTGCGCTATTCATTGGAGCTTGTGGTAAATCAGCACAAATACCATTGTATACTTGGTTACCGGATGCGATGGCTGGTCCAACACCAGTTTCAGCATTGATTCACGCTGCTACGATGGTAACTGCTGGTATCTTTATGATTACTAGAATGAATTTCTTATTTGATTTAACGCCAGATGTTCAATCCATAATTGCGGTTGTAGGAGCGATTACTGCTTTAGTAGCTGCTACAATTGGTTTAGTTCAAAATGACATCAAAAAGGTCTTGGCTTATTCTACAGTTTCACAATTGGGATTAATGTTCTTAGCTTTGGGATTAGGTGCTTATGAAGTGGCTGTTTTCCATGTCATAACACATGCTTTTTTTAAAGCTTGTTTGTTCTTAGGTTCAGGGTCTGTAATTCATGCTTTAGGTGGAGAACAAGATATGCGTAATATGGGTGGATTAAAAAAGGTGATGCCAATTACTTTTGCAACCATGCTTATTGCTTCTCTAGCTATTTCTGGAGTTCCATTATTTTCAGGATTTTTCTCTAAAGATGAAATCTTGTTAGTGGCTTTCCACCATAATATTCCTCTTTGGGTTATTGGTTCTGTAGCTTCAATCATGACTGCGTTCTATATGTTCCGATTAATGTTCTTAACCTTCTTCAAAGAATTTAGAGGAACTGCAGAGCAAAAAAATCATTTACATGAAAGTCCTTCATTGATTACTTTTCCTTTGATTGTTTTAGCTGTTTTAGCAACTATTGGTGGTTTGATTAGCTTACCTGGAAACAGCTGGTTGAATGAATATTTAACTCCTATTTTACCAAAATTAGCAACAGCGGCTCATCATTTAGGGACTACTGAATATATATTAATGGCTATTGCAGTCGTTGGTGGTTTAGTAGGTATTGGTTTGGCTTACTCCAAATACATTAAGCAAGATTCAATTCCTGCAGAAGATGCTGCGATTACTGGATTCTCAAAAGTGCTTTATAATAAATACTACGTTGACGAAATTTACGATGCTATAATTGTAAAACCTATTAATGTGTTATCGGGATTTTTCAGAGACTATGTAGAAACTAGTTTATCTGCTTTAGTTTTTGGACTTGGGAAAGTTACTAATGAACTAAGTTATCAAGGTAAGAAATTACAATCTGGAAGTATAGGTCTTTATGTTTTTGCCTTTGTAATTGGGCTTTGTGCCATTATTTCTTATTTATTTTTAGCTCAATAATATATACTATGAATGTATCTCTAATATTAATTATACTTTTTGTTGGCGCTTTAGTCACATTTCTGTCAGGCGATAAACTAGCTTCAAAAGTAGCGTTGTTCTTTGGATTGGCTGCCGCAGCTTGTTCGATCGTATTATTAAATCATTTTAATCTTGGTGAAAATATTAGTTTCATCAGTCAGTGGATTTCAAAACCTAATGTTTCATTTGCTTTAAAAGCTGATGGACTTTCAATAGCGATGGTGCTATTGACAACGGTTTTAACTGCAATTATTACTTTCTCTTCTTTTGAGAGTCAGTATAAAAATGCAAAATCTTTTTACGCACTTATTCTTTTCATGTCGTTTGCAATGGTGGGTACCTTTTTAGCGAGCGATGGACTTTTATATTATATTTTTTGGGAATTGTCACTTATTCCTATTTACTTCATCGCGTTAGTTTGGGGTAATGGAGATGTTGAAGAACGCAGAAAAGCAGTGGTTAAATTCTTTATTTACACACTTGCTGGTTCGTTATTTATGTTAATTGCATTTGTTTATTTGTATCAAAAATCCGGAAGTTTCCTTATCGAAGACTTATATAAAGTTACTTTATCATCAACTGAGCAGTTTTGGATATTCTTAGCTTTCTTTTTAGCGTATGCTATTAAAATTCCTTTAATTCCTTTCCATACTTGGCAAGCGAATGTGTACCAAAAAGCGCCTACTGTTGGAACCATGCTTTTATCTGGTATTATGCTTAAAATGGGATTATACAGTATCATTCGTTGGCAATTACCTCTTACGCCATTAGCTGCTGAAGAGTACAAATATGTATTTATCGCTATAGGAATTGCAGGAGTGATTTATGGTTCGATAGTAGCTTTAAAGCAAAGAGATTTAAAAAAATTACTAGCCTATTCTTCACTTGCGCACGTAGGATTGATTGCAGCTGGAACTTACACATTAACTATTGATGGATTGCGTGGTGCAGTTTTGCAAATGATTGCTCACGGATTTGTAGTGGTTGGTTTGTTTTATTCTGCTGAAATCATTTATAGAAGATATGAGACAAGAGTAATTGCTGAAATGGGAGGAATTCGTTCTCAGACTCCAAAGTTCACATCGATGTTTTTAATTTTGGTAATGGCATCTATTTCGTTGCCTGCTACTTTTAACTTTGTTGGGGAATTTACAGTATTGTATAGCTTATCACAAGTAAATCTGTGGTTTGCTATTCTAGGCGGTACAACAATAATATTAGGTGCTTACTATATGTTAAGAATGTTTCAATATGCCATGTTAGGAGAAACTAATTCTAAAATGTTTGCTGACGTAAGCATGAATGAAGGAATTACATTAGTAGCAATTATTGCTGTTTTATTGTTTTTTGGGCTTTATCCAAAACCAATAATAGATTTGATCACACCAAGTCTAGAAGAAATCTTAAATCAAATTAATAGAATTAACTAGTCAGATAAAAAAATGAATACATTAATAGCTATAATAGGATTAGGTGTTTTATGCCTTTTACTTGAAATTTTCAATTTGACTAAAGCCATTGTGCCTTTAACAATCGTTGGGTTGTTAGCCGTTCTTGGTTTAACTATATCTGAATTTAATTCGACAGAGAGTTACTATAACAATATGATTGTTGTAAGTAAATTTTCAACTGCTTTCTCTTCATTGTTTATAGTGCTTACTATTTTCTTAGTTTCTTTAAGTGGTAACTTTTATGAAAATCATCAATCTAAGATTTCAGATTATATGGCAATAAAAATATTTTTACTTTCAGGAGCTGTAGCAATGGTTTCTTTCGGAAATTTAGCGATGTTCTTTTTAGGAATAGAAGTATTATCTATTGCGCTTTACGTGCTTGCAGCAAGTGATCGTTTGAATCTAAAAAGTAATGAAGCTGGAATGAAGTATTTCCTAATGGGATCGTTCGCTTCAGGGATTATTCTATTTGGTATTTGTATGATTTACGGTGCAATGGGAAGCTTTAACGTTAGTGATATTGCCGCAATGTCTCAATCTGCTGAATTGCCGGTATGGTTCCCAATAGGAATTGTGTTATTGACTATAGGAATGTTATTTAAGGTTGCTGCTGTTCCTTTTCACTTTTGGGCACCAGATGTTTATGAAGGTTCTCCAACAATGACTACAGCATTGATGAGCACATTAGTAAAAGTGGTGGCTATGGCAACATTGTGCCAATTATTATCAGTAATGAATGCTGATATTTCTGAGTCATTCAAAATAGTGATTGTGATTATTTCTATGGCATCTATGACAATTGGTAATATTATGGCGTTACGTCAAGTTAATGTAAAGCGTATGCTTGCTTTTTCAGGTGTATCACATGCAGGTTTTATGTTAATGACTTTGTTAAGTTTGTCAACATCAGCGGGAAGTTTATTGTATTACGCCTCTGCGTATGCATTATCTGGAATTGCAGCCTTCAGTGTAATTATTTATGTTTGTAAAAATCGAGACAATGAAGATATTGTAAATTTCCACGGTTTAGGAAAAAACAACCCTTTGTTAGCGGCTATTTTAACGGCTTCGTTACTTTCTATGGCAGGTATTCCTATTTTTGCTGGATTCTTCGCTAAATTGGTCTTGTTTAGTCAAACAATCGAGGCTGGTTACCTAGCTTTAGTGATTGTAGCAGTCATCAATTCTATAATAAGTGTTGGATATTATTTCAAGTTGATCTTGGCAATGTACACTAAAGAACCAAATGAAGAAAGAAAAGCAACTCCATTTGTTATTTATGCAGTTGCAGTTATAGCCATTGTCTTGAATATCGCTTTAGGATTGTTTCCTTCGGTAGTACTTGATTTATTGGCATAATAGTATAGACCACAATTATATAAATCAAACCATTCGTTCCTGCGAATGGTTTTTTTTTTTGGTTTACAGTTTTTCTAAATGGTTGTGATTGTACTTTAAACTACAGATGTAATGTCAATTGGGTATTTACTAATGTTTATTCACAAGTAACAAATGAAATATGAATACAAACGGAAAAGGTCTTAGCATTTTAGTAAACGCTAAGACCTTTCAGATATAAGTTCTGTGTAAATTACCTTCTGCTAATTCTCGTCAGGCATCGGTGCAGTTGTATTACTTTTTTTATCTATTGGCATAGTTGCTTTCCATTGGCGTAATTGTGTGCCTAGATCTCTAGATAGAGTTTTCACAACTTCTAGATTTTGCGCTGCCACATCATTATTTTCGCCTATATCAGTTTGTAAGTTATACAATTGCTTAGATTGGTCACGCATATCGTAAACCATTTTCCAATCTCCTTTTCTAATAGCACTTTGATAGTTGATACCAGGCCCATCGACCGCAGTCCACTTATTTGGAATATGAAAAATTAAACTCCTACTATCATCTTTGAAGTTGGCATTTTTTAAAATAGGCAAAAAACTTTTTCCGTCGATAGATTGTATGGTTTTATACTTAGGTACTTTTGCCATTTCCAGTAGAGTAGGGAAGAAATCCTCAATAATCACATACTGGTTTGCAATTGTTGCTGGTTTGGTTACACTTGGCCATTTTACAATCATTGGCACTCTTATTCCACCTTCGTTTACTGAGCCTTTTCCAGCTTTCAGTGGTAGATTTTGAGTGTGTTCTTTGCCACCTCTTGGCGGTATTGTACTTAAACCACCGTTGTCACTCATAAAAATAATAATAGTATTTTTATCTGCCTTTTTAGATACTAAATAATCCATTATATCACCTAAGCTAGTATCCATTCCTTCGATAAGACTGGCATATTTTGCTTCAATTGGATCTAATCCTGCATCTACATATTTTTGGTGGTAGCGAGGATCTGCCATTATAGGATCATGTATCGCATAATGCGCCATGTTTAAGTAGAAAGGTTGTCTGTCATTTATAGGTTTTTCTATTGTTTTAATCGCTTCTTTAGTAAGTGCATCGGTCAAAAAAGTGCCTGTGTCGTAGTACTCTTCTAAATCGGGAACCGACTGCCAACTTCCCTTTCCTGGTTTATTACCGTAAAAATCTTCTGATAAATAACTTTGCGGATGACCAGCAGAATGACCTGCTATATTAACAATAAAGCCCAAGTTCATAGGATTAGCTCCGGGAGTTCCTGCTGAGCCCCAATGTGCTTTACCAACATGAACTGTAAAATATCCTGTATCTTTCAATAGTTGTGGAAAAGTAGTGGCGTATTGCGTATGAGGGATTCCTGGTACAGGACTTAATCCGTTGTAATTCCACTCAGATGATGAAAACTGACTGTCTGCAGCATCTGTAGGGTTGTTTTTTGCAGGGGAAGTCCAATTTGTAATTTTTGCGTGAGCAGAATTCATTCCAGTTAACATACTAACTCTTGTTGGTGTACAAACTGGTTGCGCATAAGCATTGGTAAATTTCATGCCTTCTCTTGCCAATCGTTCCATATTTGGCGTATGGTAGCGTTTGTTTAATGGCATTGCACTTTCTCCAAAAGGCAGAGAAGTGTCCATCCAGCCCATATCATCGACCATAAAAACAATAATATTTGGTCTGGATTGTGTTTGTTTTTTTGATGCTTGCGCAAAAGCTCCTCCAGAAAATACAAATGTGGTCAATACGCATAGACACAATTGCTTTATTCTAGATAAGTTGGTACTGTTTTTTTTCATTTTGTATTAGATTATAAATTTTTTATACTTGGCCACTAATCAACTGGTTTTGAAAAGAAGTAGTCACGAATTTCAAAGACTTGCACGAACATATAATTGTTGCAGTTTCACAAATTCTTAATTTATAGAGACTGTGTATAAGTCCGTAAAGTCTGCATTATTGTTAATTCATACAATTCCTATCAGACTTTTACAGTAATTATTTTACTCTTTTTTTTAATTGAAATAAATCATTTCCGTCTAAGTTTTTCCATTCTGTTGCTGATGATGTTTTCCATTTTAGGTCGATTGTTTCTTGTGCAGCGGATTTCTTTAATAAATAAACTGAGATTGGATGATATCCTGCTTTCAAAAATACCTCTTTAGATAATTCTGTGCCGGGTTGATACCCAAAATCAGCATCAAAAAGGCTTGCATCATGCAAACGAACAAAAGCCTTAGAAGATGTATTCATCGAAAAACTATATTTTCCATCCTTTGGTACTTTTACGAAAGTGGTGTAAAGAAACATTCCCTTTTTATTAGTTTGAGAATTATCATTAATTGTTTTCGTAATTTTTTGTTCCTTGGCTTTTAAATCTTTTACAGCAGCTACCCATGGGAAATCACCTTCAAAAAATTGTTGTACTACTCCGTGGTAAATTTTACCTGACACTATCAATGCAGGAATTAAAGCAGTATCATAAGGTCGAGGAGCTTCAACATCTGCATGTCTCAGTTGTAAAACTGAAGCTTTCATTTGTTGCTGCATTTTTTCAAAACCAGGTTTTGATGCTAGATTATTGATTTCTCTTGGATCATTTACTACATCATAAATTTCAAAATTATCTTCAGCAGATTTAATATCGTAACGAACGCCTTTATAATTTCCAAATCGGATTAATTGTTGTTGCCCACGTTTTTTGTTTCTATGCGTTGGGTCAAATTCTTTGTAATTAGGTGTTCTACCTTCTCCTTCATATTCTACATATACTAGAGTTTCTTTTTGTTTTCCTTTAGCGGTTAAAGAAGGCAATAATGAAACGCCATCTGTTCTTGCAGGAGCTGGAATACCGGCAATATCCGAAAAAGTAGCCATCCAATCCGATAACATTGAGGGCGTATTAATAACTTTGCCTGCTTGAATGCGGTTAGTCCAATTTACTAAAACAGGCATACGAATACCTCCTTCAAGAACATCTCTCTTGATGCCATCAAAAGCAGCATTACTTGCAAAAAATGTTGATTTGTAATCTACGAACGGTGCTGGAAGATAAGCTTCATTTGAAGCACCATTATCAGAAGAGAAAACTACTATAGTATTTTCTTCAATTTTTAGATCTTTCAATAATTGTAAAATATCACCAACTCCATCGTCAATACGACGATTCGCAGTAGCGTAACGCTTGTAAGTATCTGGCCAGGAAATTTCTGCTGTAGCTGGATTATTATCGTTATCATAAGTTGCGGCCGCATACTCAGGATATACAAAACTATCAGGAACGCCAGAAGCCGTATTTATCATTTCGCCTTTTTTACCGGTCCATTGCACCCCTCCATTTAAGCCTAATCCCGCTGGATAAGCTTGTGTAGGTAATTCTAAAACGGCGTGTGGTGCATCGTAAGCTAGATACATAAAGAAAGGTTTATCAGCAGTTGTTCCTTCAGAATGCTCTACTATCTGTTTTTTGGCAACAGCCGTCCACAAATCTGTAGTGTACGATTTAGCCAATCCATCCGCTACATTTACGTAATTATCATAGACTTCTTTTTTGCCTCGATAAATACCTTCGTACGGATAATGCTCATGGCCATCCATGTGCCGTATGTAACCGTAATACGAATCAAATCCTCTTTTCAAGGGATGAGCTGGCCAGTATGGACCTGTTTCTGCCACTCCTTGTAATCCCCATTTTCCAATTGCCATAGTCTGGTAACCAGCTTGTTTTAAAACTGTACCAAGGGTGTGATTGTCCTCGAGTGCTTTATCAAATTGATTGTTTCGAACATGTGCATTTCCTTGATTTACTCCCGTTAATAAAGATCCTCTTGAAGGCGCACAAACTGGAGCATTGCAATATTGTTGTGTAAATATTGCTCCCGTAGCAGCCATTTGGTCTAAATAGGGAGTGATTTGGTATGGTTTTGAGCGATCATCACTCTTCATACGTTGGTTTTGAAAAAACACTCCAATATCGCCGTACCCCATATCATCCACAAGAATATAGATAATATTAGGACGTTTGTTTTGGGCAGTTAATTGTAAACAACTGCATAGTGAAAATGCTACTACAATAAAATAACGACTGAATACTGTATTGTTCATATTTTAAGTTTTTTGACAGTTTTAAAAAGTAATAAAGTGACCGTATTAGATTAGTGCGTATTTATATAATCGGACGCTCTTTTAGTTACAAAGTATTCAAAATGTGTTTTGCTTTTGCAACCATTT carries:
- the nuoF gene encoding NADH-quinone oxidoreductase subunit NuoF — its product is MSQKILLDKINVPGIKSYDVYRANGGYASVEKALKTLTPDEVVEEVKTSGLRGRGGAGFPAGMKWSFIDKKSGKPRHLVCNADESEPGTFKDRYLMEFIPHLLIEGMITSSYALGANLSYIYIRGEYMWVYKILERAINEAKAAGFLGKNILGSGYDLELYVHCGAGAYICGEETALIESLEGKRGNPRIKPPFPAISGLWANPTVVNNVETIATVPWIINNSGADYAKIGIGRSTGTKLISASGHVKNPGVYEIELGLSVYEFMNSDEYLGGMSSDRPLKAFVPGGSSVPVLPAHLIYKTASGDDRLMTYESLSDGGFATGSMLGSGGFIVYNDTSCIVRNTWNFSRFYHHESCGQCSPCREGTGWMEKVLYRIENGQGREEDIDLLWSIQSKIEGNTICPLGDAAAWPVAAAIRHFRDEFEYHVRFPEKIKNRNHFVEEPFEKVKHLVGIQAV
- a CDS encoding 2Fe-2S iron-sulfur cluster-binding protein translates to MKVTIDGQSIEVEPGTTILQAARMIGGEVVPPAMCYYSKLKGSGGKCRCCLVEVAKGSEADPRPMPKLMASCVTGCMDGMEVNSKSSERVQEARKSVTEFLLINHPLDCPVCDQAGECDLQNLSFEHGKSQSRFIEEKRTFEPENIGENIQLHMNRCILCYRCVMVADQLTDDRVHGVMDRGDHSNISTCISKAIDNEFSGNMIDVCPVGALTDKTFRFKSRVWFNKPYNAHRDCDKCCGKTTVWMFGDEIQRVTGRKDEFHEVEEFICNGCRFDHKEVSDWTIEGPREFEKDSVINQNNYTRKLETVEIATEDQILKGREQDRKKISMPAIPLDKKEEEDFKHGNI
- the nuoH gene encoding NADH-quinone oxidoreductase subunit NuoH, whose amino-acid sequence is MDSTIIIEKSVIILVVFAVTMLMAMYSTLAERKVAAWLQDRIGPNRAGKGGVLQPLADGLKLFAKEEFEPNTPNRFLFYTGPALAMTTALMTSAVIPWGDRFHLFGRDIILQATDIDVALLYLIGVMSIGVYGIMIGGWASNNKFSLIGAVRAASQMISYEVAMGLSLIALLMMTGTLSLREISAQQSGMNWNVFYQPLSFFIFLICAFAETNRTPFDLAECETELVGGYHTEYSSMKMGFYLFAEYANMFISSTILAVLFFGGYNYPGMSWAVENWGVNIANVIGIGALFVKICGFIFLYMWVRWTIPRFRYDQLMHLGWRILIPLAIVNIIITGIVILRAEIAVYLGF
- a CDS encoding NuoI/complex I 23 kDa subunit family protein, whose amino-acid sequence is MSIESISLSGRKKVVSNKDMTFWERMYLLAIVKGMIITIKHLFTRKVTILYPEQVREMSPVYRGQHQLKRDELGRENCTACGLCALSCPAEAITMKAAERRADEKHLYREEKYASIYEINMLRCIFCGLCEEACPKDAIYLTTSKLLVPSSYDREDFIFGKDKLVMPLDIAMKNAQLKNAK
- a CDS encoding NADH-quinone oxidoreductase subunit J family protein, encoding MIHIPDFANASAIQIIFCVLAFITLLTAFLTIYSRNPIHSAIYLVICFFSIAGHYFLLNAQFLAIVHIIVYSGAIMILFLFTIMLMNLNEKKEVHRPRITRLGAIVSFVLISLVLIAIFINSKPIVGEYTATGEDYQSIKVLGKVLLNEYMVPFEFASVLLLVAMIGSVLLSKKEKLEK
- the nuoK gene encoding NADH-quinone oxidoreductase subunit NuoK, which translates into the protein MNNILNQIGIENYIFLSVILFCIGVFGVLYRRNAIIVFMSIEIMLNAVSLLFVAFSTYHQDAEGQIFVFFSMAVAAAEVAVGLAILVSIFRNVGSITIDNLKNLKG